Genomic window (Helianthus annuus cultivar XRQ/B chromosome 3, HanXRQr2.0-SUNRISE, whole genome shotgun sequence):
TCCCCTTTCAACTTGACTTGCACACCGGTCAAGGCTTTCACTCCATTACCAACCAATTTGGCCAGGCAGGTTCTTTCCACTATCTCATTTCTAATGCAGCAGCTGCTTGCTACCTGTTGTTGTATGCCAATTTCTTAGATCCCATTTCTGATTCTGTTGTCGTTATCTTATTTTGAGATTTTCAAATATGCCCATTTTGGTGCTACTGCTTTAATttaaacttgtaattttcagttttattcAGATGGTGTGCAGATTTGATTTGTTGATGATGCTATATCACAATCTACTGGCATTTCTTTATTTACAACAGGGTGTTCAAGATTAGAATCACGAATTTTCTTTCGAATTAATTGAATCAAATTTTTTGAATTTATTAGGTGAATTcatattcgattcgaattcgatttaGATTTTATTTACTCTATTAGAATTCATCTTCTAATTTTATGCCCGATTCAAAATCTGATTCGATTCATTAAGAAACTCAAATTCGAATAAACTCGATTTGATTCAAATTCACCCTAAATAATAAattgttttacttttatttttaaaactacTACAAATTAATTATAAGGGTTTTTAAAGCTTTGCCCGAATTTAAAAGGTTTTTTtccatgtgtgtgtatatatttgtATAATTTGAATTCGAGTTTCGAATCAAATTCAAAATCATAATTTCGAATTCGATTACTTGACTTGAATTTGAATTCGAATCGAACGCAAATATTTGAAAACAGAATTCGAAGTTTGATAATCGAATTCGAGTTGAATTTCAAACTTTTCGAATCCAAATCGAATACTGAACTCCCCTATTTACACTATCATTGCTCATCTTAACTTGCAATGCAGCCTGATATAGTGGTCAATTGTGCTGCACTTTCTGTACCTCGTGCTTGCGAGACGGACCCCGCGCTCGCCATGTCAGTAAATGTTCCTTCTACACTTGTGAAATGGTTGTCTAGTTTCACTGAATGCAATACTCTTCTTATTCATCTCTCAACCGATCAAGGTACCCTTTTCTTTCCCCCCTTTTAAACAAATATATATGTTTTGTGCTTATGCTACGTATCTTTTTACCAGTTTATGAAGGTACAAAATCTTTCTATAAAGAAGATGATGAAACACTTCCTGTAAATGTTTACGGGAAGTCAAAAGTCGCAGCAGAAGAATACATTTTTGACAACTGGTCAAATTTTGTCATCTTAAGAAGCAGCATTATTTTCGGGCGACAAACTATCTCACCCGTTTCAAAATCACTTCCTATTCAGGTATGCATAATTTCTACAACGTTAGCTTACATACTTTACGAGTGGACTTAAACTCGTTTCCTAAATGTTTTAAATTTTACATGTTACATATGAAATGCAGTGGATGGATGGCGTTCTTTCTAAAGGACAAGAAGCCGAGTTTTTCCATGATGAATTTCGCTGCCCGGTTTATGTCAAGGATGTTGTAAATATCATACGGTTATTAACTGACAGATGGATTTCAGGTTACATTTTTTCTCATATTTAAAAACCAAAGTCTCAGAATAAATtcagaatttttttttgttatttgctCATGTTTGACTTGTAAGGTCAAACTCACCAATTTTTAAATTCAATATCAACGTGCATTCCTTTTGTTCACATACAGCTTTTGATAATCGTATCAAACTTTGTAGGAAGTATAACAGTGAAGAGATGGTTGTACCAAAATTTATCTGAAAAATGGCCTGACCCTTTTGTATATCTGGTCAATGTTCAGATGGCAAGAAAAGTCAATTGGTTCTAAACGTTGGTGGACCAAACAGGTTATCTCGTGCTGAAATGGCTGAGACAGTGGCTCGTGTTAGAGGTTACAACACATCGTTGGTTAAACCAGTGTCTGCATCATCGGTTAGTTTAACTTCATTCCAAGTTTCTAGTTTGCCTTGTGCCTATGAAAACGCTTGAAGCTGTGGTTTTCACTTTTAGATTGATCGTGGAGTGAAGTCACCGGCTGACATTTCCATGGATATAAGTAAGTTGATTCAAACACTAGATTTTACACCTACTTCATTTGAAGATGGTGTGAAGTTGACTTTTGACACTAACGAATGAAGTCATGGTTGTTATATAttgatccgactcgtgtatttgTGATTGTATGAAAATCAAAATTATGCAATTTTAAGCATGTTTATGCTGATATTCACTTAACCAAATTCTGGTCATATTTGGATATTCCATGAGTGTATTTGGCTTCATTTTCACAGGAACCATAGGTTGTTTGGAATAATAAAATTTTTATGATGGCTTGATTGTTTAGCATCCATTTATATGTATGTCGTAAGCAAAGATAAATATCTAGTGGTCAATGGCCACATGAGATATTTCTAACATGTTGCTTTCTCGCCATCGCAGTTACTATTTGGTCCCTAACATTTCGCATGTTCTCACATTAATCATGTTAACTAGAGGTTGGTAGACCTCTCTTATCTCAATACAACTCTAGCAATCGTTTATCTGTCGTATTGTGTCAGCTTTGTTGATATGTCACTTTTGTCATTATTAACTTGCGCAAAACATGCTAGTAAGAAAGACGGAAGTGTCTCGTCTCTTTATAAGGTTTAGGTTGAGCGTCGGAATTTATGGTTTTTCGGATAACTCGAGTTGATGGCAAGGGGTAAAGgaagcaatttttttttttttttgattgaaAAGTTGTTTATTTACATGAGACGAGGAAATGCAATGGTCTTTTTGTAAACAGCCAATTAACCATTTGTTTTTATCACTCGTGTAGACAACCATAAATTACGTTACTTATATATGGGTCTCATTTTTCCCTGTTTTCTTAATGTGTGGTCCCATATTAGTTAATACCAATACCAATTTTCCCCGTTATTTATTTTCTGGGTCCAACCATAACTATCAGTTTAATTAAGGattcttgattttttttactgTAATTGGGTTGATCAAGATTGgtataggattgtaaggaattgGGTTGATCAAGATTGGTATAGAATTGTAAggtataatgtatttttttatctttttttttttgaaagataaTTACAATAAATCTTTTCTATATAATGAATCCTATCTAACATATTAATATAGTCTTAACTAATATATTTCATCTAATACTCTCGGGAGAAAATAGGAGACTCAGGCTTA
Coding sequences:
- the LOC110931064 gene encoding dTDP-4-dehydrorhamnose reductase isoform X3 — protein: MKRLLIIGGSGYLGQHLLQSFSDSSPHLSTAFTHHSSSPPQSIPDAIIPFQLDLHTGQGFHSITNQFGQPDIVVNCAALSVPRACETDPALAMSVNVPSTLVKWLSSFTECNTLLIHLSTDQVYEGTKSFYKEDDETLPVNVYGKSKVAAEEYIFDNWSNFVILRSSIIFGRQTISPVSKSLPIQWMDGVLSKGQEAEFFHDEFRCPVYVKDVVNIIRLLTDRWISGSITVKRWLYQNLSEKWPDPFVYLVNVQMARKVNWF
- the LOC110931064 gene encoding dTDP-4-dehydrorhamnose reductase isoform X1, encoding MKRLLIIGGSGYLGQHLLQSFSDSSPHLSTAFTHHSSSPPQSIPDAIIPFQLDLHTGQGFHSITNQFGQPDIVVNCAALSVPRACETDPALAMSVNVPSTLVKWLSSFTECNTLLIHLSTDQVYEGTKSFYKEDDETLPVNVYGKSKVAAEEYIFDNWSNFVILRSSIIFGRQTISPVSKSLPIQWMDGVLSKGQEAEFFHDEFRCPVYVKDVVNIIRLLTDRWISDGKKSQLVLNVGGPNRLSRAEMAETVARVRGYNTSLVKPVSASSIDRGVKSPADISMDISKLIQTLDFTPTSFEDGVKLTFDTNE
- the LOC110931064 gene encoding dTDP-4-dehydrorhamnose reductase isoform X2 codes for the protein MLLSPFNLTCTPVKAFTPLPTNLARQPDIVVNCAALSVPRACETDPALAMSVNVPSTLVKWLSSFTECNTLLIHLSTDQVYEGTKSFYKEDDETLPVNVYGKSKVAAEEYIFDNWSNFVILRSSIIFGRQTISPVSKSLPIQWMDGVLSKGQEAEFFHDEFRCPVYVKDVVNIIRLLTDRWISDGKKSQLVLNVGGPNRLSRAEMAETVARVRGYNTSLVKPVSASSIDRGVKSPADISMDISKLIQTLDFTPTSFEDGVKLTFDTNE